The DNA window GCTCATTTGAGTCAATCTCAGCAATCACTTCGTTTACGGATATACTGGCTTGTTCTCATTACCGAGAGGTATGTATGGGCTTGGTCCGAATCTTATTGAGTAATATACTGATGTGAGATCCCAGAACATACTCTGCACAGCATGGCTTACAAGCAGTTCTCCAAGTCATCGACGTCTTCCCAGATATCCAAGACGACATGGCCGACGAGCGCCGCCTCCAAGCTTTTGTATGCCTGACAAGACTCTTTGCTTATCTAGAGAGTAACCTGACGACAATTTCCTCGAACCAGCCGCCGCTCGAAAGACAGAAACTGGTGTCATACCAGGCCGCATTATGTCTCGACTCGCACGATCACGCAGCTCGGGAAGCTCAAAGAGTCGACCTATTTGTCACTCGCCAGTGGATCAGACTTATTCTGTGGGAGTACACGGCACGTCACTTCGCCATGTCGTGTTATCCAGATGACGAGGCTTTTTCATTATATCTACCTGTCAAGATTGGGCATAAGATGCTTTCGCTTTTTTCAATGGTGACGAATGCAGCTATCAAGACACATGGATACGGTATTGTGAGTTTACCAGACCTTGGGTTATTCAAGTTGGATGGGATCTAATTTTTGATATTAGGAACTCAAAGTGTTTAGACTAGCAGACACAATGCTTGACATTATTGCCTGCACGCCATTTTCTGCCCATGGAAATGGTATGCTTGTCGGTGCAGGAGATGTGTTGTGTTCATTACAGCATGTACTGCATTCCGTGGGTGGGAAGGACTCGGGATTTCTACGCAAGATACAGAATCGCATGTCACAGTTGGAACTTACGACTGGATCATGGCCATATCTTGCTTTATCGGAAGCGGGAGAGGTGGtggaagaggttgaagatgataATGAGCTATGATTATGATTATGATGTCTTTTGTGGTACCAGGCAAATAAAATAGCCAGCTCTGTTATTCTTGGATGAATTAGCAGATCCATATGTCTACATTGACTACTTAATATGATCAGATTTGCATAAAGGTTGTTGAGCAATGATCGAAAAAGAGTTTCGATGTGTTATTCGTTGGATACTCAGACTGTTGAACGGGAATAACTGACCGACTTTTATCAGTTAACTCATCCCCTGTGGCTTAGTTGGCTAAAGCGTCCGACTGTTATTCATAGACAATCGGGAGATCGGAAGTTCGAGCCTTCCCGGGGGAGTTatcttttgctttttgcgTCTCTTGtcaattataagcttttggATTTGTATTATCGCATTTTCTCTCATTTTTATCCACGTCTATTCTGCCATTGTTGCTGTCACTGTCGATACTACACTATGGTGTTGGACCTTGGAACTGAATTCTGTGAAGTTATCCGGTGAACCTATTCTTTAACCAACTCAAACCATTGTTCAGCTAGAGGAAAGTAATAAATTGAGTAGtagccttttaattataaaagaaccCAAAGAACCCTTGTTTCTTAGAAAGGAATTATGTAGCGACTTGGGCCTCAATTGCCATGTTGAGTTATGCAAGCCTCCAGGGTAGTGATTTTCGCAATGTTAAGCCTTGGACACCACTCTTACACAGCCAAAGCTAAACTAGAAATAGTGTTTATCTGCCGCTACAGTGAGCACTTAATTTCACCAGATAAAGACACAACCAATGAGCAAAGATTCACGTTCCACTAAACCAGGGGCAATCGCCAAGCCTTACTACAACTGTCGATTTGCGGCGCTGTAGGGCTGGAAGGCTTACTCAACGGCGACGGCTATGGCTGCGCCTTGTTAGATATGCAGGGCCATGACGGTAGTTGTGATCaggatttataatatataaagacaTTGAAATGGTAGTTGATAGAACAGATCACTCAATTACTCAAGACATTGTTTTCATTTTCACTCTTACAAGCATGGCGAATCCTACAAAAGATAATTTGTACGGCTACGATGCCAACAAGATCCTCCCAATTATTGCAGCTGTGATAATTGGTATATCATTAATTGGACATTATGTACAGAACAGGCATGCCACCAGAATATCTCTTACAAGGACAACATACTAACTCTTACAGTCGTTATAAATTTTGGCGGGTAACATTCTTCATGTTCTATGccagtctcttcttttgcATCGGCTGGGTCATAAGAGCCATCTCAGTACGACAACCAGACAGTCTTCCCTTGTACATGATATCGACCATCTTTATTTATCTTGCACCACCCATCTACTCTGCTGCCGAATACAACACTCTCGGACGACTGATGCACTACCTGCCCATGCACTCCATCATCAACCCGAACCGCGTGGTCtacatattcgtctttctcGGCTCGTTAGTCGAAGTCTTCACTGCAATTGGAGCATCGTGGATCGCAGCAGGAAACGGACGTCAGGACAAGGATCGTCTGAGTTCTGGTGCGACGTTTATGGCTGTTGCTGTTATTCTCCAAGCTGCGATCGAGATTGGATTCATTGCCATGGTTGGAATTCTTCACAGGCGTTGTTCGCGGGCCAACATGCTACCTTCCAATGTCAAGACATTATTCATTATGCTTTACGGTACTTCGATACTGATTATTATCCGCTGTGTCTTTCGCGCCGTCGAGACATTTGAGCTTCGGGACATTCTTGCGAGCGGCGAGGATAACAGCCATGCACTCATGAAGCGCGAGTGGCCCTTTTACGTGCTGGAAGCTATTCCGGTTGCTCTGTATACTTATTGGCTTAATATTATCCACCCTGGACGGTATTTGCCTTGTGATCAGCGACAGTATCTCGACTTTGATGGCAAGACGGAACGTATGGGACCTGGGTGGTTGCACAAGCGACACTGGGTTATGTATGTGGCTGATCCGTTTGACTTTAGTAAGTATTTGGTTATTATGAGCGCAATCCTGTGACTGACGTATTATGTAGTTGGAATGTTGTCGATGGAAAAGAGAGATGCTTATTATCTTCGACCGCATGAGTGGCCCGAGACAGAGAATTGCTTTGCTCAGGGCAAGGGATCAAATGTTAAGCCGGGGAAATATACAAGGGTCTCGAAAGGGGAGTCGCATGAGTCTGATGTCTGATGTAATGATCAGGGATGTTTGGTTCGTGTTTGATAAGCCCATATTATATTGTCTGTTGTTTAGATAGCGATACGAGATAGATTTGATATGTAACAAAACTGATATACCATCCCAAGTGTGAATAATTACAGTTGACAGTATCATCTGTGATTTATTGACATTAGCCAGATATACAGCATGTGAGACAGACTTCAAGAtgaatttaaactatttaataagcttatgtGCTATTGAGATTCTTCTTGGCTCTAAATTTAGGGCATCACGATGGATCATGTACTGTAGGTCCCTTGTAAGTAAGCGGAGTTTTAGTGACGATCAGTGACTTCATCGCTACCGAATGCGGCCCCACATAAACCGCCGACAATGACGTCGCTTGGCGAAGCTTTGACAGAATCTTGGCTGCGTCTCTTTTCTTGGCCAAAGGGGAAAAAGTCGATGGAGCCTTTAGACGTCATGCTTCAATCAGAGGTCCAGGTCATTACAGGCCATTATCTATAGTGCTGTAGTTAGTTGTCTATAGACCCCCTGAACTACCTACCCAACTAACTCATCACTGTTACTGTTACTGTCGGTCTCACAATCATCATTGCACCGTCCGTTCGTTTAAAAGAACCTTCCCTCTCTCAATCTCAATTAGTTTAAACTTTGCCACTTGGATGGATCCTCTCCCTAGAACAATTTGAACTATCCGTTCTTGTCTTAGGTTCCGCGTCTGTCACTGTCTTACTACAACAAACTCAGCTCATCATACTCTTTTCCCTTTTCACCTTTCTTTTCATATTGTACTACCACCACCAAAACATCAATAAACAATCATCATCCTCCCCTCCAATCATGCCTGAAGTGCGAAGGGGTAGTGCTGCTCCAGTATCAAACTCGGCTCTTCCATCACAAGAAGATACCAGCGTCACTCGTCCTCCACAATCTCATCAATCCTCTACTGATCGCGTGCGCTTCAACATCCCCGAAGAATTGACATCACCAACTTCACCACGCGAACCCCTCGACTCAGCCTTTGCAGAGCTTCCTAGAAGAACATCCGAAGGCCAAAGGCGAACCTCGGAGATTCCTAGAAGGAGTTCCGATGCACCTCGACGAAGCTTATCATATGCTCAACGTCCCGAAGCTGAAGCATACTACGATTCTCGAGCAGCTACAGAAAAAGAATATCGACGACGAGCCACAACTCTCCTAGAATACTACGACGAAAATCCCCATCTCTTACCGCAGCTTCCGTTTACTTGGCATCATGGTTGGAAGCGCTGGAGACTCTTCATCTTTGCATTCCTCGTCTTTGTCGACGCATCCGCCGTTCCCATAGCTCTATACTATGGCTTGAAATATGCCGGCGACGTCGAAGGCTGGATCATCTTTGCTGTTGTGACGACCATCTGGGGTGGTCCCACGTACGTGGAATTCGGAGTCCGGACCCTCCGGTTGATCAAGGTGGACAGGTTCTATCGACCCCTGGGAACGAATAGCCGTTGGTGTTTCGATATGCTGACGTACTCGTCCACCCTTACTATTTTCGTCGTCACTGCTTTGTTCATCATTGGCAGCGCGCCTCATAATGTGTGGTTGAGAGTCCTTTGTATGCCTGCTCCGGCGATCCTGTACTGTTACGGCGGTACCCTTTTCCTTATCACTCTTTACCACCAGATGAATTGGCCTGCACCTTTTCGCATTAGCTCCACTGCCAAGGGTGAAAAGGTATGTCTACGATTGAAAACATGGGGTCTCATAATACTAATGATATTCCAGGTCTTACCAGGTGCTTACTACTTTATCGAGGATGTTATCGCGGTTAATGCCCTTGGTGGCCGGCCCTACCGGGAGGCTCTAGCAGCTCGTTACAAGGCTAGCCCTCGCTTCCAAGAGATGGTCTACAAGCAGTCCTGGTTCTGGTCCATCCCGGCACTCGTCCTTGCCGTTCCCCTTACCGTCATCTCCGTTATTCCCCAAGTCCCGGCCACTGGCGCCTACGGTGTTGCATGGGCTGTTCCATTCCTTTGGGCTGTTGTCTGGGgcatcatcactatcaaATGGTGCAAGAGAGACATGAAGCGAGAGAGGGAAGAGTGGGAGCGAGGTGTCGACCCAGAGAAGGAGATCAAGAGAAAGGATTCGTCCATTGAGACAGCTTAAGGAGGAGGAATATAACGTGGTGTTTGAAGCGAACATGATGGCACTTGCAAAAATTGAACTTTGGCGTTTGGGACATTAAGAGAGCGGCAACGACAATGGAAGACAGGGAATACAGTCTGACTATGGGATATAGTAAGAGTCATTCCATTACATATGTACTGTACATTACGATTGATAGCATACAAACATGAAGCAAACGGTTATCATGAATCTGAGTACAATATTGTTCCAGACCCCAATTGTCAAAGATAGCTCCCGCCAGTTGAAATCCGGGCACCTGTCACTCCATCCTCTGATAGCTTACACAGCCCCAGTCTCGGCATCATACATTCCCCCGTCTAGCAATCGGGTCGGACTTGGGGAAAAGCTGAATACCGGCCGATGTTACTTTCATGATGGACCATACATAAGTCTTCTGACTTTGGCTTCCGATGAAGCCGAACCGTTGAGCCTGTGCGTTGATGTTTAAAGTTAAAGCATTGATAATAACAGTCATGCTTGTCTGAAACCCAATCTTGTTGAAGAaatgtttttattttatttttggATAAGGCGTCTGCCAATAAGAAACCCCCAAATGTGGAAATTGTACGTGTTCTGGGGGCGTGTAAGcttcactgcaattttaacctCAACTCCGAAGTCTTGTATACCACCAACGATAATATCAGGTCAACTTGATGATGCACACCCCTCGCCAGGGTATCGGAAAAGTAGGCCACTAGAAGTATAGGAAaagaaattagtaggccatcAGGCTGAGGTCAATGGAGGCGGTCAGCGAAACTTCACTGCAATTATAACTCCTCCCAAGGCATCAGAAACTTTGGCCACTACCTAGAATACAGCAATAAAATTATTGTACCAGTTTATGTTGGGTATTTAGATCAAAcaggctatttatctttatacccTTGAACTTGGAGGCCGGGCAACCTTTCTGTTACTACTGGCTTATACCACTAACATGATACATTGATTCTGGCATTGCCCCGTGGAAGTGGTCTCCTATCCAACTGCATCTCGAtcttatatctctagatacAAGTCTTGCCCGTAATCCTAACAAACTCCGTCTCCAAGTCCTTCCACACCTTATCAACCATCCCCTCCTCTCGATACTCACCCAACAACTTAACAACCTCATCCCCAGCACTCTCCCCATCCCAATCAAGACTATACACACCACTTCCCTCACtcccatcaacaccaaccgCTACCCCATCACTCTCAACACCGTTCTCACTGCGACGCAACTTATCAGGAAACATTCCACTCCAACAGAACCACGCATGTCTCTCCCCACACTCCTCCTTCGGAAGCCACGACCTCTTGACGGTCATGCTGATCTTGAACCAGTACTTCATAATGTGCATCATGACACCGTCTCCGCTACGGATGAGATCTGTGTCTACGGAGCCGGGGAAGTTGTGGATGAACGATACCTCTGGTGCTTGACGCGCCAGCGCTTCGAGGGAGAGAGTGAGGGCGGAACACATGTGGCCTCGGGAGCGGTGAATGCTCGTGAAGGGAATGTTGCGGCAAGGGATATCATCTGAAAAAATCTGTCCTTCATGTGTACCAGCCATGACTGTTACCACTCTTCGTAGAGAAGATGCCTTtcggagaagaggaaggagatTGACTGTGAGACGAGCGCGGGAGTAATGTCCCAGTGCCATAACCATGGGAAGTCCTTCGTCGGTATCTTGAAAAGTAAGTATAAACAACTAACATGGCAGAGTCGACAACTTACCAACCATCCTAAGCGTCCCCTGACTCATAAACAGCACATTCAAAACCGTTTCCTTACTCTTGATATCTCGACACACCTCGTCAACATTCTTCAACAGGCTCATATCCTTTTGTATAAAGACATAACTCCCCTCTGGGTTTAGGTCTTTCAACTCAATCTGTAGTCGATCACCCGCCTCTTGAGACCGACCGATAAAGTAAATCTTGGGCTGAGGAGCATGTTTGGCGAAAGCTTTCAGGGCTGTTTCACCGATACCTGCTGTTGCACCGGCAAAGACGGCAACGAGGCCTGGTGGTGGTAGCTTTGATGAGGCTGAAGCGTTGGTTCGCTGGACAACAGAGAGGGAAACCATGATTGAAGGTGATGAATATTATGATTTTGAAGTTTGTTTGTGAGAGATCAAGACctctttatatagaaaatgaCTCTTATCAAGGAGTATGTTTCTATTGCTTCTTAACATGTTCCATCACTTACATGCCAATAGTCTCCCGATCTGAATACGAAAAGTGGTTAGCGTCATTTCCCAAAATGGAAAATCCATCATCACAGAAGCGAATccgagatgaagaggaaCAAAGTTCGGACCCGAGAAAGCTGAAAGAATTGTGTAAATGACGTATACGACTCTGGTTCATCGACTCGATATCACTTGGTAGTAACCTTTGAGTGCCTCGCCAACGCCATCATTCCCCAAGCGACACACATAAACACTCACAGCACAAACAAGTCATTGATTCGAAAGAGCCAATATATTCAGCCAAGTACATTAAATATgcaaaggaaaaaaagagttGTACGCTGTCTCGGGAGTTTCAGCCCACTGCTCGATCCCTTGTGATGCAAA is part of the Fusarium poae strain DAOMC 252244 chromosome 4, whole genome shotgun sequence genome and encodes:
- a CDS encoding hypothetical protein (TransMembrane:5 (n4-14c18/19o28-47i68-92o104-127i147-167o191-208i)); translation: MFYASLFFCIGWVIRAISVRQPDSLPLYMISTIFIYLAPPIYSAAEYNTLGRLMHYLPMHSIINPNRVVYIFVFLGSLVEVFTAIGASWIAAGNGRQDKDRLSSGATFMAVAVILQAAIEIGFIAMVGILHRRCSRANMLPSNVKTLFIMLYGTSILIIIRCVFRAVETFELRDILASGEDNSHALMKREWPFYVLEAIPVALYTYWLNIIHPGRYLPCDQRQYLDFDGKTERMGPGWLHKRHWVMYVADPFDFIGMLSMEKRDAYYLRPHEWPETENCFAQGKGSNVKPGKYTRVSKGESHESDV
- a CDS encoding hypothetical protein (TransMembrane:6 (i146-166o178-197i218-241o247-273i338-358o364-385i)~BUSCO:32584at5125) — its product is MPEVRRGSAAPVSNSALPSQEDTSVTRPPQSHQSSTDRVRFNIPEELTSPTSPREPLDSAFAELPRRTSEGQRRTSEIPRRSSDAPRRSLSYAQRPEAEAYYDSRAATEKEYRRRATTLLEYYDENPHLLPQLPFTWHHGWKRWRLFIFAFLVFVDASAVPIALYYGLKYAGDVEGWIIFAVVTTIWGGPTYVEFGVRTLRLIKVDRFYRPLGTNSRWCFDMLTYSSTLTIFVVTALFIIGSAPHNVWLRVLCMPAPAILYCYGGTLFLITLYHQMNWPAPFRISSTAKGEKVLPGAYYFIEDVIAVNALGGRPYREALAARYKASPRFQEMVYKQSWFWSIPALVLAVPLTVISVIPQVPATGAYGVAWAVPFLWAVVWGIITIKWCKRDMKREREEWERGVDPEKEIKRKDSSIETA